One Roseimaritima multifibrata DNA window includes the following coding sequences:
- a CDS encoding YbcC family protein, which translates to MTLPQVEDHMIQSLQEIPAPYSTPHVRRQIDDLLAEVAEAVAPVWPLKDYVAVNPYSGISSRSFLAGRSFLRLVSDCETLMPIEYYAAQYEQEQFTEENIELAITELELNSTVTASSIVQAILIGQTKSEPRQRLVRTMAEIVDAYASENWSKKIGDEISKVCAAHYDDGQAVWQSPWKGLPLFQAWRSMAIIDRNPEASGLENFRAFVAKMPHTADAAIIWLLKELDVPESLWKSFLLCQAFSNLGWSAWTNYQSQWTDAEAADHNDFVGLLAIRLAYDVAVSKNFGIQVDWNSICQNESASFDASIETETTYRYVLLRASEIAFREQLLGSLSTDSSEQDSTQETFAQMVFCIDVRSERIRCQLESQSAGIETFGFAGFFGMPIEFVPMGQTCGDSHVPVLLEPQFQLHEGLHGASAEAEKHSLKQRTDARSRRSLWKHFQTSAVGCFSFVETLGLFYGWKLIANSVGWNFGKTSSKFDGVPAHEHDHLKPTLRSLKCQGVTVSDQVDLCESMLTNLGLIGKFSKIVVFCGHASQTENNPLAAGLDCGACGGHSGEPNARLAALLLNQSDVREGLASRGISIPEETHFLAGLHNTATDQLTFFDLDDVPASHEQELAQLIVHANAAACQTGSERAKTTAGESLSNLMRKATDWSEVRPEWGLAGNAAFVAGPRSMTKSANLEGRSFLHSYDHKTDPDGTVLEMIMTAPMVVAHWINMQYYASTVDNDHFGSGTKTVHNVVGRFGILSGNSGDLMIGLPWQSLHTGHELQHLPMRLQSVIAAPRDAVDRVIKKHELLGNLVDNGWLHLIVIEDGIQYRYGGDHWQVLGEKQLAA; encoded by the coding sequence ATGACTTTACCGCAAGTTGAAGACCACATGATCCAATCGCTGCAAGAGATTCCAGCCCCCTATTCGACTCCCCACGTTCGTCGCCAAATCGATGACTTACTTGCGGAAGTCGCCGAAGCAGTCGCTCCGGTTTGGCCGCTAAAAGACTATGTCGCTGTCAATCCATATTCGGGAATCTCTTCACGTTCCTTCTTGGCCGGGCGATCGTTTTTACGACTGGTTTCAGACTGCGAAACCCTGATGCCGATCGAATACTACGCAGCGCAATACGAACAAGAGCAATTCACCGAAGAGAACATTGAATTAGCAATCACCGAACTTGAGCTGAATTCAACGGTCACGGCTTCGTCAATCGTGCAGGCTATTCTTATCGGCCAGACAAAATCGGAACCGCGGCAACGCTTGGTCCGAACCATGGCTGAGATCGTCGATGCTTACGCGTCGGAGAATTGGTCTAAAAAAATCGGTGACGAAATTTCAAAGGTTTGCGCCGCGCATTACGATGACGGGCAGGCGGTTTGGCAGAGTCCGTGGAAGGGATTGCCGTTGTTCCAAGCATGGCGATCGATGGCGATCATCGATCGAAATCCCGAGGCGAGTGGCCTGGAGAACTTCCGTGCCTTCGTGGCGAAAATGCCTCATACCGCAGACGCTGCAATCATCTGGCTGCTGAAGGAATTAGACGTTCCTGAATCGCTTTGGAAGTCGTTCTTGTTATGCCAAGCGTTCTCCAATCTGGGGTGGAGTGCGTGGACGAACTACCAATCGCAGTGGACCGACGCGGAGGCGGCTGACCACAACGACTTCGTTGGACTGCTTGCGATTCGGTTAGCCTACGACGTCGCCGTCAGCAAGAACTTTGGAATCCAAGTTGACTGGAATTCGATCTGCCAGAATGAATCCGCCAGCTTTGACGCTTCCATCGAAACGGAAACGACCTATCGATACGTTCTGCTTCGAGCAAGCGAAATCGCCTTCCGAGAACAACTGCTGGGCTCGCTATCAACCGACTCATCCGAACAGGATTCCACACAAGAAACCTTCGCTCAGATGGTTTTCTGTATCGATGTTCGCAGCGAGAGGATTCGATGCCAACTGGAATCACAATCCGCTGGGATTGAAACCTTTGGGTTTGCAGGATTTTTTGGAATGCCAATCGAATTCGTACCGATGGGCCAGACCTGCGGCGATTCCCATGTCCCGGTGTTGCTGGAACCCCAGTTTCAATTGCACGAGGGACTGCATGGAGCCTCCGCCGAAGCGGAAAAACATTCGTTGAAACAGCGAACCGACGCCCGCTCACGGCGAAGTCTTTGGAAGCACTTTCAAACGTCGGCTGTCGGTTGTTTCTCATTCGTAGAAACGCTTGGGTTGTTTTACGGATGGAAACTAATCGCTAATTCGGTCGGTTGGAATTTTGGAAAAACCAGCAGCAAATTTGATGGCGTCCCTGCACATGAACACGATCACTTAAAGCCCACGCTGAGGAGCCTCAAGTGCCAGGGCGTAACGGTCTCAGACCAAGTGGACCTCTGCGAATCAATGCTTACGAACCTTGGTCTAATTGGCAAATTTTCTAAGATCGTGGTTTTCTGCGGTCACGCCAGTCAAACAGAGAACAATCCGTTGGCGGCCGGCCTTGACTGTGGCGCTTGTGGTGGTCACTCCGGTGAACCGAACGCTCGACTGGCCGCGCTGTTGCTCAATCAATCAGACGTTCGCGAAGGTCTGGCCAGTCGCGGGATTTCGATTCCCGAGGAAACACATTTCCTCGCGGGACTGCACAACACGGCGACGGATCAGCTTACCTTTTTTGACCTGGATGACGTCCCCGCTTCGCACGAACAGGAACTTGCCCAGTTAATCGTTCATGCGAATGCCGCGGCCTGCCAAACCGGTTCGGAACGGGCAAAGACAACGGCCGGCGAAAGCTTGTCGAACTTGATGCGAAAAGCCACTGACTGGTCCGAGGTACGGCCTGAATGGGGACTGGCAGGAAACGCAGCTTTTGTCGCTGGCCCTCGATCGATGACCAAAAGTGCAAACCTGGAGGGTCGATCCTTCTTACATAGTTACGACCATAAGACCGACCCCGATGGAACCGTCTTGGAAATGATCATGACGGCACCGATGGTGGTCGCCCACTGGATCAACATGCAGTACTACGCTTCGACGGTCGACAACGATCATTTCGGCAGCGGCACCAAAACGGTTCACAATGTAGTGGGCCGGTTTGGAATTCTGTCGGGTAACAGTGGCGATTTAATGATCGGCTTACCCTGGCAGTCGCTGCACACCGGCCATGAATTGCAGCACTTACCGATGCGTCTGCAAAGTGTGATTGCGGCACCACGGGACGCGGTGGATCGAGTGATCAAGAAACATGAATTGCTTGGGAACCTAGTCGATAACGGATGGCTTCATCTGATCGTCATCGAAGACGGAATCCAATACCGGTATGGCGGCGATCATTGGCAGGTCTTGGGAGAAAAGCAACTTGCCGCATAA
- a CDS encoding proton-conducting transporter transmembrane domain-containing protein, whose product MPAFIAVPIVLPALALLALGLIPSRIANQRAGLFRQAVTGLVACQLVIVTLMAVFIASGISPTIAVEFKPLPTLFGIYYDGVAALMLAMVSAVGWVICRFSIRYLDGESGQGRYFRWTGFTIGAVSLLVVSGNLLMFFGCWVTTSLGLHQLLMHYGHRSAARRAAWTKFAISRLGDVALMGAIALIYSQFKTLNFSELFTLSKSVGDASPAMIWAGSLLVLGAITKSAQFPFHTWLPQTMETPTPVSALMHAGIVNAGGYLIIRTSPLLQMAPLALTGLAVVGAITACLGAVVMLTQTSVKKQLAYSTIAQMGFMMLQCGLGAFSAAMLHILAHSLYKAHAFLNSGNVMAQRTSTLATSSESQPVPWPKLAFASLAIVACFALAMATVGIDIAAKPGGLVLGAILCLALTHWVSQAIRISTDRMLIRVIATAAMICFVYAIGFLAVDKTIAASLPEGSVPTMAWLSGSIIAAGFAGMFLLQMRLSSRQTSPLLNRFYVHATNGFYLEKWEQRVFAPLAKN is encoded by the coding sequence ATGCCTGCATTCATTGCCGTACCGATCGTACTTCCCGCACTCGCTTTACTTGCCCTGGGCTTGATTCCTTCCCGCATCGCCAATCAGCGCGCTGGCCTGTTTCGACAGGCGGTCACGGGCTTGGTCGCTTGCCAATTGGTAATTGTAACCCTGATGGCGGTTTTCATCGCGTCCGGGATCTCACCGACGATCGCCGTCGAATTCAAACCGCTGCCAACGTTATTTGGAATCTATTACGACGGGGTCGCCGCCTTGATGCTGGCCATGGTCAGTGCGGTCGGGTGGGTTATCTGTCGATTTTCGATTCGGTACCTGGACGGTGAATCGGGTCAGGGACGTTACTTCCGGTGGACCGGATTCACGATCGGAGCGGTGTCGCTGCTAGTGGTTTCCGGAAACCTTCTGATGTTCTTCGGGTGCTGGGTAACGACCAGCCTTGGACTTCACCAATTATTGATGCATTACGGTCACCGGAGCGCAGCGCGTCGAGCTGCCTGGACCAAGTTTGCGATCAGCCGGCTGGGCGACGTCGCGTTGATGGGAGCGATCGCCCTGATCTACTCGCAGTTCAAGACACTGAATTTCTCTGAACTGTTCACCCTATCTAAATCGGTTGGTGATGCATCCCCGGCCATGATCTGGGCTGGAAGCCTGCTGGTCCTCGGGGCGATTACCAAGTCCGCACAGTTCCCGTTCCACACCTGGCTTCCACAGACAATGGAAACACCAACGCCTGTGTCGGCTTTAATGCACGCAGGGATCGTAAACGCTGGGGGATACCTCATTATCCGGACCAGTCCCTTGCTGCAGATGGCTCCTCTGGCACTGACGGGATTAGCAGTCGTCGGGGCCATCACCGCTTGCTTGGGTGCGGTCGTGATGCTGACCCAAACCAGCGTGAAAAAGCAACTTGCCTATTCAACGATCGCGCAAATGGGGTTCATGATGTTGCAGTGCGGCCTGGGCGCGTTCTCGGCGGCCATGCTGCACATCCTTGCCCATTCGCTGTACAAAGCACACGCGTTCTTAAACAGCGGCAACGTGATGGCCCAGCGCACCTCCACGCTGGCAACTTCCTCAGAAAGCCAACCGGTGCCGTGGCCCAAGCTGGCGTTTGCTTCATTGGCCATCGTTGCCTGCTTCGCACTCGCTATGGCAACTGTCGGAATCGACATCGCTGCCAAGCCGGGCGGATTAGTGCTCGGCGCTATCCTCTGCTTAGCCCTGACGCACTGGGTCAGCCAAGCAATCCGCATCAGCACCGACAGGATGCTTATCCGCGTCATCGCGACCGCAGCCATGATCTGTTTTGTGTATGCGATCGGATTCCTCGCAGTCGACAAAACGATCGCTGCCAGCCTACCGGAAGGTTCGGTTCCAACCATGGCGTGGTTATCAGGATCGATTATCGCCGCCGGTTTCGCGGGAATGTTCCTACTGCAGATGCGCCTTTCATCGCGTCAAACATCCCCGCTGTTGAACCGATTTTATGTCCATGCGACCAACGGTTTCTATCTTGAAAAGTGGGAGCAACGCGTCTTTGCCCCCTTGGCCAAAAACTAG
- a CDS encoding helix-turn-helix transcriptional regulator: MSETRTSAAETATANHWTFLTNHAHVLIVLHAQPDLVLREVAGRVGITERAVQRIVQDLEKEGFLQREKVGRKNHYEVRTTESLRHPIEAHRTIGDLLKLITG, encoded by the coding sequence ATGAGCGAAACGCGTACTTCCGCTGCTGAGACGGCAACGGCGAATCACTGGACTTTTCTTACCAATCACGCGCACGTGCTGATCGTTTTGCACGCTCAGCCCGATTTAGTGCTGCGTGAAGTTGCCGGTCGCGTGGGGATCACCGAGCGAGCGGTGCAGCGAATCGTGCAAGATTTAGAGAAGGAGGGGTTTCTGCAGCGTGAGAAAGTTGGTCGCAAGAACCATTATGAAGTCCGTACGACCGAATCGCTGCGTCACCCGATAGAGGCTCATCGCACGATCGGCGATTTGTTGAAGCTGATCACCGGTTAA
- a CDS encoding ZIP family metal transporter, which produces MSPIIELIVFTCIAGGAIPLGGFLASIEHIGSRWLEDEFRHTVIAFGGGALISAVALVLIPESVKKIATWETISAFAAGGLAFWGLQTLLNRSKSSMSQLVAMLSDFIPEVIALGATIATGEGGVMLLAGLIALQNVPEGFNSFCELNEGGMGKAKILSWFVAAALMGPILGAVGFWFLFDSPRILGWMQVFAASGILYLVFEDVAPQAKLKSKSFPALGAVAGFLLGLIGKLMEG; this is translated from the coding sequence ATGAGTCCCATCATCGAACTGATTGTTTTTACCTGTATCGCAGGCGGTGCGATTCCGCTGGGTGGATTCCTCGCGTCGATCGAACACATAGGGTCGCGATGGCTGGAGGACGAATTCCGCCACACCGTGATCGCCTTTGGTGGGGGTGCGTTGATCTCGGCGGTCGCACTAGTGCTAATTCCTGAAAGCGTGAAAAAGATCGCAACCTGGGAAACGATCTCCGCTTTCGCCGCGGGGGGGTTAGCGTTTTGGGGACTTCAAACGTTGCTCAATCGAAGCAAGTCTTCCATGTCGCAGCTGGTCGCGATGCTCTCGGATTTCATCCCTGAAGTCATCGCACTGGGAGCCACGATCGCCACTGGCGAAGGAGGTGTGATGCTGCTGGCAGGATTGATCGCTCTACAAAACGTGCCCGAAGGATTTAACTCGTTTTGCGAACTGAACGAGGGAGGCATGGGGAAGGCAAAGATCCTCTCCTGGTTCGTCGCAGCTGCCCTGATGGGCCCCATTCTTGGGGCGGTCGGATTCTGGTTCCTTTTCGATTCACCAAGAATACTCGGGTGGATGCAAGTGTTTGCCGCATCAGGAATCCTGTACTTGGTTTTTGAAGATGTCGCCCCTCAAGCTAAACTGAAAAGCAAAAGCTTCCCCGCCTTGGGTGCCGTCGCCGGGTTCCTTCTCGGCCTAATCGGAAAACTGATGGAGGGTTAA
- a CDS encoding antibiotic biosynthesis monooxygenase — translation MNTPIDNDQALRATIFATAFPAAGKERQWEQAIGDLIRTSMSFAGHQGSIVLKPESEDQPHYRVITRFDTVENMRNWYDSAERREKVSHLEPFQQQPAEIQHLTGFETWFTAPESLASTQTPPKYKMFVVVWIAVFCTVLPLIATLKPMMTALPPLIANATLAAISVGSMTWVVLPALTWCFRGWLYPKKKVAS, via the coding sequence TTGAACACGCCTATCGATAACGACCAAGCATTGCGGGCGACGATTTTTGCGACAGCGTTTCCTGCTGCAGGCAAAGAGCGACAGTGGGAGCAAGCGATTGGGGACCTGATTCGGACATCCATGTCCTTTGCTGGTCATCAGGGCTCGATCGTTTTGAAACCGGAGTCCGAAGATCAACCGCATTACCGCGTGATTACCCGATTCGATACCGTCGAAAACATGCGAAATTGGTATGATTCGGCGGAGCGACGCGAAAAAGTTTCGCACCTGGAACCGTTTCAACAACAGCCTGCAGAGATCCAACATCTGACCGGCTTTGAAACTTGGTTCACGGCTCCGGAATCGCTTGCATCCACACAAACTCCCCCCAAGTACAAGATGTTCGTGGTCGTCTGGATCGCAGTCTTTTGTACGGTCCTGCCACTAATTGCGACCCTTAAGCCGATGATGACCGCCTTGCCGCCGCTGATTGCCAACGCGACTTTGGCGGCGATCAGCGTGGGGTCGATGACCTGGGTGGTGCTGCCGGCGTTGACTTGGTGTTTTCGCGGTTGGTTGTATCCAAAGAAAAAAGTAGCATCATGA
- a CDS encoding copper homeostasis protein CutC gives MNRRLQNGDKKQGERSGVLAHGDSSSIDQMVPLKFASPVPFPGNQNSTNPTGATLTVKNPITLEVCISSVEDAVAACAGGADRLELCVAMELGGLTPSVALLEEVLYTVSVPVVVMVRPRAAGFRYTQVERSLILRDSQLLLAAGADGIVSGALREDGKFDLEFWQELRRKTGECPLIFHRALDVVSDPSETLRQLIDSGTIRVLTSGGCKTAWEGRQQIARLQSLADGRIEILAGAGITPSNAVPLIEATGCRQLHGSFSDVRDDPASCVAASTYPVTSEPLVAATRAALDEYQL, from the coding sequence TTGAACCGTCGCCTACAAAATGGAGACAAAAAGCAGGGTGAACGGAGCGGAGTGCTTGCCCACGGAGATTCATCGTCCATCGACCAGATGGTACCATTAAAATTCGCCTCGCCAGTTCCCTTTCCTGGCAATCAAAATAGCACGAACCCTACGGGGGCTACATTGACCGTCAAGAATCCGATCACGCTGGAAGTTTGTATTTCGTCGGTAGAAGACGCCGTTGCCGCCTGCGCAGGGGGAGCGGATCGTCTGGAACTGTGCGTCGCAATGGAATTGGGCGGGCTGACCCCCAGCGTTGCGCTGCTGGAGGAAGTTCTGTACACGGTGTCCGTGCCTGTTGTCGTTATGGTCCGGCCTCGTGCTGCGGGGTTCCGCTACACCCAGGTTGAGCGAAGTTTGATACTGCGAGATTCGCAGTTGCTCTTAGCGGCGGGTGCTGACGGGATTGTGTCGGGCGCTCTGCGCGAGGATGGAAAATTCGATTTGGAATTTTGGCAGGAGCTCCGGCGAAAAACCGGCGAGTGTCCCCTTATCTTTCATCGAGCGTTGGACGTGGTGTCCGATCCATCGGAAACCCTTCGGCAATTGATCGATTCTGGGACGATTCGAGTGTTGACGTCCGGCGGATGCAAAACCGCATGGGAGGGGCGTCAGCAAATCGCTCGCCTGCAAAGTCTTGCGGATGGCCGGATCGAGATACTTGCCGGGGCGGGAATCACCCCAAGTAATGCCGTTCCGTTGATAGAGGCAACCGGATGCCGCCAGTTGCATGGCTCCTTCAGCGACGTTCGGGACGACCCTGCCAGCTGCGTTGCGGCCAGTACCTATCCCGTTACCAGTGAACCTTTGGTAGCCGCAACACGGGCGGCACTTGATGAGTACCAGTTGTAG
- a CDS encoding zinc-ribbon domain-containing protein, with protein MGAPGVVEMVFIGLLAVMVLGVPTVAVIVAVIFMNRHGDETQALPPPPASSTCPKCLEPIQPTDQFCANCGASLQDAGSHPGSNGKDA; from the coding sequence TTGGGTGCACCCGGGGTTGTGGAGATGGTGTTCATTGGACTGTTGGCGGTGATGGTATTGGGGGTCCCAACGGTCGCGGTCATCGTCGCAGTGATCTTTATGAATCGCCATGGTGACGAAACGCAGGCTTTGCCTCCTCCGCCAGCATCCAGCACCTGCCCGAAATGCTTGGAACCCATTCAGCCCACCGATCAATTCTGTGCTAACTGCGGAGCTAGCTTGCAAGACGCGGGCAGCCACCCTGGCTCGAACGGCAAAGACGCTTAG
- a CDS encoding alpha/beta fold hydrolase, whose protein sequence is MNFQDFRKRQQTTSLDGIVDEPLTVAYTDVGEGEPLLLLHGIPTWSFLFHDVIDKLAENYRVIAPDMIGYGFSDRRDQFDRSIEFQADFVERFLEHMNVPSAHFVAHDIGGGVAMILADRNPDLVRTMVLSNSVAYDSWPVDEMLALGHPRNAKLQPEEMTEKLVESFQFGLSRPERLTEEFQEGIIAPYQDREGIVSLVRNAASLNTNHTTPLTGRLEKMQQPTLLLWGEDDRWQPISTAERLVQDLPNAQLHPMKNCSHWVPQDNPEEFAEATLQFLQSATVAV, encoded by the coding sequence ATGAATTTTCAAGACTTTCGAAAACGCCAACAAACGACCTCGCTTGACGGTATCGTCGACGAACCTTTGACCGTTGCTTACACCGACGTCGGCGAAGGCGAACCGCTTTTACTGCTGCACGGCATCCCCACCTGGTCGTTTCTCTTTCACGACGTGATTGACAAGCTGGCAGAAAACTACCGAGTCATTGCCCCCGACATGATTGGTTATGGGTTTTCCGATCGGCGTGACCAGTTTGACCGGTCGATTGAATTCCAAGCCGACTTTGTCGAACGATTCCTCGAGCATATGAACGTCCCGAGCGCTCATTTTGTGGCTCATGACATTGGCGGCGGCGTGGCCATGATTTTGGCGGACCGCAACCCCGATCTGGTTCGAACGATGGTCCTGTCGAACAGTGTGGCGTACGACAGTTGGCCGGTGGATGAGATGCTTGCGTTGGGACACCCACGCAACGCAAAATTGCAACCGGAAGAGATGACCGAAAAGCTGGTCGAGAGTTTTCAATTTGGTCTGTCGCGTCCAGAACGCCTAACGGAGGAATTCCAGGAAGGCATTATAGCGCCCTATCAGGACCGCGAGGGGATCGTCAGCTTGGTGCGCAATGCGGCCAGTTTGAACACGAACCACACGACGCCATTGACCGGCCGACTGGAAAAAATGCAGCAACCAACATTGCTACTGTGGGGTGAGGACGACCGCTGGCAACCGATTTCGACGGCCGAACGACTGGTGCAGGACCTGCCTAACGCGCAACTGCATCCGATGAAGAATTGCTCTCACTGGGTACCGCAAGACAATCCGGAAGAGTTCGCGGAAGCGACTCTTCAATTTTTACAATCGGCAACGGTCGCAGTGTGA